The window CTCGCCCAGGCGGTCCCACAGGGCGCCGGCGACCTCGAGGGACTTGCCCTCCTCAGCGTCGGGTACCTCGACCAGGACGGTCTCCAGGCCCCGCCCCGTGAGCGCCGCGCCGAGCTTCTCTGCGGGGGCCACGAGGGTCGGCTGGTGGATGACCATGACCTTGGCGGCCCCGGTGGCGGCGGCGCAGTCGGCGACGGCGGCGTCGAGGTCGTGGTCGATGGTGACCTCGTAGGGGGCGGGTCCGTTGACCTTGATGATCGTCACGTGGGAAGTCCTTACTGCGGCGGGCGTCTACAGGGTGTCGAGGAAGCCGAGGATGTCGGCGACGGACTGCTGCGGGGTGCGTCCGTCGGTGCGGACCCGGAAGTCCGCCACCTCATGGTAGAGCGGTGCGCGCTGCTCCAGCAGGTTGCGGTAGTGCGCGGCGGGGTCCTCGGAGGCGAGGACGGGACGGGTGGCCTCGTGGGCGGTGCGGCGCACGCCCTCCTCGACGGAGACGTCGATCCACACGACGCAGTGGCCGGCGAGCAGCTCGCGGGTGGAGTCGGTGAGCACCGCTCCCCCGCCGAGGCTCACGACGCCGCCGGTGGTCAGCGCCTCCGCGACGTGGCGGGCCTCCAGCTCGCGGAAGGCGGGTTCGCCGAGGTCGCTGAAGACGTCGCCGCAGGAGTGGC of the Corynebacterium humireducens NBRC 106098 = DSM 45392 genome contains:
- a CDS encoding shikimate kinase; this translates as MTTPDLSAAVCHARPKVVLVGPPGAGKSTIGRRLARALSLPLVDSDQLIEEETGHSCGDVFSDLGEPAFRELEARHVAEALTTGGVVSLGGGAVLTDSTRELLAGHCVVWIDVSVEEGVRRTAHEATRPVLASEDPAAHYRNLLEQRAPLYHEVADFRVRTDGRTPQQSVADILGFLDTL